In a single window of the Papaver somniferum cultivar HN1 chromosome 8, ASM357369v1, whole genome shotgun sequence genome:
- the LOC113302415 gene encoding protein STAY-GREEN, chloroplastic-like, with protein sequence MAFTATFLLPSQLIKPFHLHQQNNRCFKRNRSVVPVARLFGPAIFEASKLKVLFLGVDEKKHPGNLPRTYTLTHSDITSKLTLAISQTIDGSQLQGWYNKLQRDEVVAEWKKVKGNMSLHVHCHISGGHFLLDLFARLRFYIFRKELPVVLKAFVHGDGNLFQNYPELEEALVWVYFHSNLQEFNKVECWGPLKDAEAPSEGSAQIKTLDDDDELSLVRPQPCKEDCTCCFPVTSLIPWSDQEFPDPSLSGTNQNLQQ encoded by the exons ATGGCTTTCACTGCTACTTTTCTACTCCCATCACAACTAATCAAACCatttcatctccatcaacaaaacAATCGATGTTTCAAGAGAAATCGATCAGTTGTTCCG GTGGCAAGATTGTTTGGACCAGCTATATTTGAAGCATCGAAATTGAAAGTATTGTTTCTGGGTGTTGATGAAAAGAAACATCCTGGAAATCTTCCAAGAACTTATACACTTACTCATAGTGATATCACTTCTAAGCTTACTCTTGCTATCTCTCAAACTATTGATGGATCACAG TTGCAAGGTTGGTACAACAAATTGCAAAGAGATGAAGTAGTTGCAGAGTGGAAGAAGGTTAAAGGAAATATGTCTCTACATGTTCATTGTCACATAAGTGGTGGTCACTTTCTTCTGGATCTCTTTGCTAGGCTTAGATTCTACATCTTCCGCAAAGAACTTCCTGTG GTACTGAAAGCATTTGTACATGGAGACGGAAATTTGTTTCAGAACTACCCAGAGTTAGAAGAAGCTTTAGTTTGGGTTTATTTTCATTCAAACCTTCAAGAATTCAACAAGGTAGAATGTTGGGGTCCGTTGAAGGATGCCGAAGCACCGTCAGAAGGATCAGCTCAGATTAAAACTTTAGATGATGACGACGAATTATCACTAGTTAGACCACAACCATGTAAAGAAGATTGTACATGTTGTTTCCCAGTGACTAGTTTGATCCCATGGAGTGATCAAGAATTTCCCGATCCAAGTCTTAGCGGAACCAACCAAAATTTACAACAGTAG